The following coding sequences are from one Acidobacteriota bacterium window:
- a CDS encoding 9-O-acetylesterase, giving the protein MGKKPVFLGLFLILLASPLAARVELPPLLGDGAVIQRGEPVVVWGWSEPGAEVTVRFAGEARTVHGDGRGAWRAEFAAREAGGPHALEISSGAETLSVRDILVGDVWLCSGQSNMEWVLRNAEGAAEDIAASENTNIRHFLVPHSWAALPSDRLAGGSWKAAHPASAGDFTAIGYYFARRVQAETGLPIGLLHSSWGGANIESWMSPEALGESPEESHARIGRLEAEAEKRAAALREKFRRWPGAVTDGVEAAAADWSAAILDESGWMELSAPMLWESQGFDGVDGVVWYRKKFSLDARQASGGVRLHLARIDDSDTTWVNGHRVGATERYDQVRSYAVPAEFLQPGDNVIAVRVTDTGGGGGIYSDAGLLYVEAPDGARIPLAGKWKARPDRVTIPAEINANHTPSALYNKMIHPLIPFPVKGVLWYQGESNADDAGEAVRYREQFKNFITDLRRLWRRPGLAFYWVQLANWISGGDTPDSSPWALLREAQTAALELPNTGQAVTIDIGDPRDIHPKDKKTVGTRLALIALHKTYGKTDVGYVGPLPEKATSEGAAVRIGFSSAAPAPAARGGAPLLGFELAGKDGKHAPADARIEGRTVVVASPAVPRPVSVRYAWKDNPEDANLAGDNGLPAGPFRMTLTD; this is encoded by the coding sequence ATGGGCAAGAAACCGGTTTTCCTCGGCTTGTTTCTCATCCTCCTCGCTTCTCCCCTGGCGGCGAGGGTCGAACTGCCGCCGCTCCTCGGCGACGGCGCCGTGATCCAGCGCGGGGAGCCCGTCGTCGTGTGGGGGTGGAGCGAGCCCGGGGCGGAGGTCACGGTCCGCTTCGCGGGAGAGGCCCGGACCGTGCACGGCGACGGGCGGGGCGCCTGGCGCGCGGAGTTCGCGGCGCGGGAAGCGGGTGGGCCCCATGCGCTCGAAATCAGCTCCGGCGCCGAGACCTTGTCCGTCAGGGACATCCTGGTCGGCGACGTGTGGCTCTGCTCCGGCCAGTCCAACATGGAGTGGGTGCTGCGTAACGCCGAGGGCGCGGCCGAAGATATCGCAGCATCGGAAAACACGAACATCCGCCACTTCCTCGTCCCCCACTCCTGGGCCGCTCTCCCGTCCGACCGGCTGGCGGGCGGAAGCTGGAAGGCCGCGCACCCGGCGTCCGCGGGGGATTTCACGGCGATCGGCTATTACTTCGCCCGCAGGGTCCAGGCGGAGACCGGGCTCCCGATCGGCCTCCTCCACTCCTCCTGGGGCGGGGCCAACATCGAGTCGTGGATGAGCCCCGAAGCGCTGGGCGAGAGCCCGGAGGAGTCCCATGCGCGCATCGGCCGACTGGAGGCCGAGGCCGAAAAGCGCGCGGCCGCCCTCCGGGAGAAGTTCCGCCGCTGGCCCGGCGCGGTCACCGACGGGGTGGAAGCGGCCGCCGCCGACTGGAGCGCCGCCATCCTGGACGAAAGCGGCTGGATGGAGCTTTCGGCGCCGATGCTCTGGGAGAGCCAGGGATTCGACGGCGTCGACGGCGTCGTCTGGTACCGGAAGAAGTTTTCCCTCGATGCCCGCCAGGCGTCCGGCGGCGTCCGGCTCCACCTGGCCCGGATCGACGACAGCGACACGACCTGGGTCAACGGGCACAGGGTCGGCGCGACGGAGCGGTACGACCAGGTCCGCAGCTACGCGGTCCCGGCGGAATTCCTGCAGCCGGGAGACAACGTGATCGCCGTCCGCGTCACGGACACCGGCGGGGGGGGCGGGATCTATTCCGATGCCGGCCTGCTTTACGTCGAGGCCCCGGACGGGGCAAGAATCCCGCTGGCGGGAAAATGGAAAGCGAGGCCCGACAGGGTCACGATCCCGGCCGAGATCAACGCCAACCACACCCCGAGCGCACTCTACAACAAGATGATCCACCCGCTCATCCCCTTCCCCGTCAAAGGGGTGCTCTGGTACCAGGGGGAATCGAACGCCGACGACGCCGGGGAGGCGGTCCGGTACCGGGAGCAGTTCAAAAATTTCATCACCGACCTGCGCCGGCTCTGGCGCCGGCCCGGACTGGCGTTCTACTGGGTGCAGCTGGCCAACTGGATCTCGGGAGGAGACACCCCGGACTCGAGCCCATGGGCGCTGCTGCGCGAGGCCCAGACCGCGGCCCTGGAGCTTCCGAACACGGGACAGGCCGTCACCATCGATATCGGCGACCCCCGCGACATCCACCCGAAAGACAAGAAAACGGTCGGCACGCGCCTGGCCCTGATCGCGCTCCATAAAACCTACGGCAAAACGGACGTCGGTTATGTCGGCCCGCTCCCGGAAAAGGCCACGAGCGAGGGGGCGGCCGTCCGCATCGGGTTCAGCTCCGCGGCGCCCGCACCCGCCGCGCGCGGAGGCGCGCCCCTTCTGGGCTTCGAGCTGGCGGGGAAGGACGGGAAGCACGCGCCGGCCGACGCCAGGATCGAGGGACGCACCGTGGTCGTCGCCAGCCCCGCCGTCCCGCGCCCGGTGTCGGTGCGCTACGCCTGGAAGGACAATCCCGAAGACGCCAACCTGGCCGGGGACAACGGCCTCCCCGCCGGTCCCTTCAGGATGACGCTGACCGATTAG
- a CDS encoding sigma-70 family RNA polymerase sigma factor, with the protein MDDNEQALVDEVLSGDQAAAARLVNDYARMVGTVIWRATGDDGVVEDLAQETFLRVFRALAYFDSRGKLSTWIYTIAHRVAIDHLRRCSRRREEALPDQPEFHGGFAADLPTPEDELAQEEMGALVRREMARLPETYRLALQYTAMEELDGRTVAAMMGIPPGTLKTHVFRGKKMLKEKILYAMQTRSERTGS; encoded by the coding sequence GTGGACGATAACGAGCAGGCGCTGGTCGACGAGGTCCTGTCGGGCGACCAGGCGGCGGCCGCGCGGCTCGTGAATGACTATGCGCGCATGGTCGGGACGGTGATATGGCGGGCTACGGGGGACGACGGGGTCGTCGAGGACCTGGCCCAGGAGACCTTCCTGAGGGTGTTTCGGGCCCTCGCGTATTTCGACAGCCGGGGAAAGCTGTCCACCTGGATCTACACGATCGCCCACCGCGTGGCGATCGATCACCTGCGCCGATGCTCCAGGCGGCGCGAGGAAGCGCTCCCTGACCAACCGGAATTCCATGGGGGGTTCGCCGCGGATCTTCCCACCCCGGAGGACGAACTGGCGCAGGAGGAAATGGGGGCCCTGGTTCGGCGGGAAATGGCGCGGCTGCCGGAAACCTACCGGCTGGCCCTCCAGTACACGGCGATGGAGGAACTGGATGGCCGCACGGTCGCGGCCATGATGGGTATACCGCCGGGTACCTTGAAAACCCATGTTTTTCGCGGCAAGAAGATGCTGAAGGAAAAGATCCTTTATGCGATGCAGACACGTTCAGAAAGAACTGGCTCTTGA
- a CDS encoding ABC transporter ATP-binding protein, whose product MITISGLAKSYGRLKAVDDVSFEIADGEIFGLLGPNGAGKTTIVKMMIGMLRPDAGTISVNGLDAVGRSLEVKADLGYVPESSALYENLTGREHLEMVCHLHHMDAGRIDGQARRLLGALELADAADKRIAGYSKGMKQRLLLAGAIIHNPRVLILDEPMSGLDANVQSVIRRLIREFVRDRRIVIFCSHILEVVERLCDRLMILHRGRKMIEGTPGEIMAGTETDSLGGAFSRLTGAVDIESQALGILDAIGGREP is encoded by the coding sequence ATGATCACGATATCCGGCCTGGCAAAAAGTTACGGGCGGCTCAAGGCCGTCGACGACGTCTCTTTCGAAATCGCGGACGGGGAGATCTTCGGGCTCCTCGGCCCCAACGGGGCCGGAAAGACGACCATCGTCAAGATGATGATCGGCATGCTCCGGCCCGACGCGGGCACCATCTCCGTCAACGGCCTCGACGCGGTCGGCCGCTCGCTCGAGGTGAAAGCCGACCTCGGGTACGTTCCCGAGTCGAGCGCCCTCTACGAGAACCTGACCGGGCGGGAGCACCTGGAGATGGTGTGCCACCTGCATCACATGGATGCGGGCAGGATCGACGGGCAGGCGAGACGGCTGCTGGGCGCGCTCGAACTCGCCGATGCCGCCGACAAGCGCATCGCCGGGTATTCCAAGGGGATGAAGCAGCGGCTGCTGCTGGCCGGCGCCATCATCCACAACCCGCGGGTGCTGATCCTGGACGAGCCGATGTCGGGGCTCGACGCCAACGTCCAGTCGGTGATCCGCCGGCTGATCCGCGAATTCGTCCGCGACCGGCGCATCGTGATCTTCTGCTCCCACATCCTGGAGGTGGTGGAGCGGTTGTGCGACCGCCTGATGATCCTCCACCGGGGCCGCAAGATGATCGAGGGGACGCCGGGCGAGATCATGGCCGGGACGGAAACGGACAGCCTCGGCGGCGCCTTCAGCCGGCTGACGGGGGCCGTGGACATCGAGTCGCAGGCGCTCGGGATCCTGGACGCCATCGGGGGCCGGGAACCATGA